A portion of the Phaeodactylum tricornutum CCAP 1055/1 chromosome 7, whole genome shotgun sequence genome contains these proteins:
- a CDS encoding predicted protein, with translation MAEREANRLDCEPTYQTSAMRDLKTLAQISVLAASVVTGLSFSPLSKSKATFPGVLSPKSSASSLSATTPTSPSAKAFTTKRARDLMQSLVEEDKCYVTEAGARAFAEVCAPDVLIEDRFFPQPYTGKTNAAAYIMERVAQRKGKGEVRIDRISDGDIACGFAWTWTCGQEEGLRGTTFVELNENGQIKYIQEIPEPLFKPGNLTKELLRAVTQGAEPKPTVSFEKKAPTAANEVAKYLYVDLQNAEPEAGTAELMRFLADDILYRDFNFQNPLTSPAEVKAFVDDFSFPGIEFRPLRFDDGDLSTCFTWEVVLDDAPDTVKGMSFYELDPETRKIVYVRDVPESAIKPPILGKLARDFRPGLGVFRGVPLGSRPGGK, from the coding sequence ATGGCAGAAAGAGAAGCAAATCgacttgactgtgagccaacCTACCAAACGTCCGCTATGAGAGATTTGAAAACGCTCGCCCAAATTTCTGTCTTGGCTGCGAGTGTAGTTACGGGACTGTCTTTTTCCCCACTATCCAAGAGTAAGGCAACTTTTCCCGGTGTACTCTCTCCTAAGTCGTCCGCTTCCTCTTTGTCAGCAACCACGCCGACGTCCCCATCGGCTAAAGCATTTACTACCAAGAGAGCCCGCGACTTGATGCAATCcttggtggaagaagatAAGTGCTATGTGACAGAAGCTGGTGCCAGAGCATTTGCCGAAGTTTGTGCTCCGGACGTGTTGATTGAAGATCGCTTCTTTCCGCAGCCCTATACGGGGAAAACAAATGCAGCCGCATACATTATGGAGCGCGTCGCCCAACGGAAAGGTAAGGGTGAAGTTCGCATTGATCGAATTAGCGATGGCGATATAGCTTGTGGATTTGCTTGGACTTGGACATGTGGCCAGGAAGAAGGATTGCGCGGAACTACCTTCGTCGAACTCAACGAAAACGGCCAGATCAAATACATCCAAGAAATTCCCGAGCCGTTGTTCAAACCAGGAAATCTGACCAAGGAATTGCTCCGGGCCGTCACGCAAGGCGCGGAACCGAAGCCAACAGTGtcttttgaaaagaaagcgCCGACGGCCGCCAATGAAGTGGCAAAGTACCTATACGTCGACCTGCAAAACGCCGAACCCGAAGCCGGCACTGCCGAGCTCATGCGATTTCTTGCCGACGACATTCTGTATCGCGATTTCAATTTTCAAAATCCTTTGACTAGTCCAGCCGAAGTGAAAGCCTTTGTCGATGATTTCTCGTTTCCTGGTATTGAATTTCGTCCCTTACGTTTTGACGACGGTGATTTGAGTACTTGCTTTACGTGGGAAGTAGTATTGGACGACGCACCAGATACAGTCAAGGGAATGAGTTTCTACGAGCTTGATCCGGAAACCCGAAAGATAGTGTACGTTCGGGATGTGCCCGAGTCAGCCATCAAGCCGCCGATTCTGGGTAAGCTTGCGCGAGATTTCCGACCAGGCTTGGGTGTCTTTCGAGGCGTTCCCCTTGGGAGTCGACCGGGAGGGAAATAG
- the AOX1 gene encoding precursor of oxidase acyl-coa oxidase (Catalyzes the desaturation of very long chain acyl-CoA to 2-trans-enoyl-CoA. Acyl-CoA + O(2) = trans-2,3-dehydroacyl-CoA + H(2)O(2). Uses FAD cofactor. First step of peroxisomal fatty acid beta-oxidation.) has product MPVNEDLRRERARATFDVKQLTHMLDGGSDRTARRRQLQAIIERDPTGIFSNDDNAYLHRTDRHVRGLAKHVRMVELCRTLGIGDKYDGQVVMDPDFPVLLAALADDLPTALHWIMFVPNIVSLCDEEQQRAWLPLCRDWKMIGCYAQTELGHGSNVRALETTATFVSEDQDGTKGGSFVINSPTITSAKFWPGTLGRTANHAMVIARLIDGHGKDQGMHNFLVPLRSMKDHKLLPGVKSGDIGPKIGYNVMDNGFAQFDNVKIPRRNMAMRFAHVDERGRYSKKSVSAAASKISYITMMQVRAHICNEAGKNLAVACTIVTRYSALRRQGYASDGESELQILDYKQQQHRVFPLIAASYCFFFTGKRVMEQLKDIEDKLVSNKSISKAAVTDIHASSSALKSFTTTVAADGIEDCRKACGGHGFLQCSGLPELITTYLQSPTVEGDNQMLPQQVVKVLLKLVQTVQDDGDLSDYVSCDSYGLISSLQSNLKGVKEDCRIVSEIDVMNLDALLAALCHRSARLLVGVASQIQGSISSGKSYQEAWNDALVEMARVSRAYSQFLLLRNFMEGIDGEERSGAIGVAEVTVLQNLARLFALYWMEKELGDFLEDGYVTADHSRWVRSAVLQLLDCIRTDAVSLVDARDFSDFKLKSALGRYDGDVYPAILKAALRDPLNHSDPGPGYEQHLKRLIAGGTGTYKATVSRL; this is encoded by the exons ATGCCAGTAAACGAAGACTTACGGCGCGAACGCGCGCGAGCGACTTTTGATGTAAAGCAACTCACTCACATGCTTGATGGGGGTTCCGATCGGACAGCCCGTCGCCGTCAATTGCAAGCCATCATTGAGCGTGATCCCACCGGGATTTTTTCAAACGACGATAACGCTTATTTGCATCGAACTGATCGTCATGTTCGTGGATTGGCCAAACATGTACGCATGGTGGAACTTTGTCGGACACTCGGTATTGGAGACAAATACGACGGACAGGTAGTCATGGATCCGGATTTTCCAGTCCTCTTGGCAGCGCTGGCGGATGATTTACCGACGGCGCTCCATTGGATCATGTTTGTCCCCAACATTGTCTCTTTATGCGACGAAGAACAGCAACGCGCCTGGTTACCGCTTTGTCGGGATTGGAAAATGATTGGATGCTACGCTCAAACCGAACTCGGACACGGATCCAACGTGCGGGCCCTCGAAACTACAGCAACGTTCGTGTCGGAAGATCAAGACGGCACAAAGGGCGGCTCGTTCGTTATCAATTCGCCGACGATCACATCAGCCAAGTTTTGGCCCGGAACCCTGGGAAGGACGGCAAATCACGCTATGGTGATTGCCCGGCTTATCGACGGCCACGGTAAAGATCAAGGCATGCACAATTTTTTGGTACCCTTACGTTCAATGAAAGATCACAAGCTGCTACCAGGAGTCAAGTCGGGTGACATTGGACCCAAGATTG GGTACAACGTGATGGACAACGGTTTTGCTCAATTCGATAACGTTAAAATACCACGTCGAAA CATGGCCATGCGATTCGCACATGTCGACGAACGTGGCCGTTACTCCAAAAAAAGCGTCTCGGCTGCGGCCTCAAAAATCTCGTACATTACTATGATGCAAGTCCGGGCGCACATATGCAACGAAGCGGGTAAAAACTTGGCAGTAGCCTGTACGATTGTCACCCGTTACTCCGCCTTGCGTCGGCAAGGTTACGCTTCGGATGGTGAATCGGAATTGCAAATTCTGGATTacaagcaacagcagcatcGGGTGTTCCCACTTATTGCGGCGTCGTACTGTTTCTTTTTTACAGGAAAGCGCGTGATGGAGCAGCTCAAAGATATCGAAGACAAACTTGTGTCGAATAAGTCCATTTCCAAAGCAGCAGTCACAGATATCCACGCGTCCTCGTCGGCACTCAAATCATTTACAACAACAGTGGCAGCTGACGGGATTGAAGATTGTCGCAAAGCATGTGGTGGCCACGGCTTTTTGCAATGTTCTGGCCTCCCCGAACTGATTACGACCTACTTACAGAGTCCGACTGTGGAAGGTGACAATCAGATGTTGCCCCAGCAAGTCGTTAAGGTGCTACTTAAACTCGTCCAGACTGTACAGGACGACGGCGATTTATCTGACTACGTATCTTGCGATTCGTATGGTTTAATTTCCTCTCTACAGTCTAATTTGAAGGGCGTAAAAGAAGACTGCCGGATTGTTTCGGAAATCGACGTGATGAATTTGGACGCTTTACTGGCTGCTTTGTGTCACCGATCCGCTCGTCTTCTGGTGGGCGTAGCGTCTCAAATACAAGGCTCAATCTCAAGCGGCAAATCCTATCAGGAAGCTTGGAATGATGCTCTAGTAGAAATGGCCAGAGTCTCGCGTGCCTATTCTCAATTCCTCTTGCTTCGTAACTTCATGGAAGGCATCGACGGCGAAGAGAGGTCAGGTGCGATCGGTGTTGCCGAAGTGACCGTGCTGCAGAATCTCGCTCGACTTTTCGCCCTTTATTGGATGGAGAAGGAACTCGGTGACTTTTTAGAAGACGGTTACGTGACGGCCGACCATTCTCGATGGGTCCGAAGCGCTGTTTTgcagcttttggattgcaTTCGTACTGATGCGGTCTCTCTCGTAGATGCTCGAGACTTTTCTGACTTTAAGCTGAAGAGTGCTTTGGGTCGTTACGACGGGGATGTGTATCCTGCCATCTTAAAAGCTGCTTTGCGAGATCCTTTGAACCACTCGGATCCTGGACCTGGCTACGAACAGCACTTGAAACGGTTGATTGCTGGTGGTACTGGTACATATAAAGCGACAGTATCCCGTCTATAA